The following nucleotide sequence is from Archocentrus centrarchus isolate MPI-CPG fArcCen1 chromosome 6, fArcCen1, whole genome shotgun sequence.
GGAACATCCCTGTGAAACTGGTTATTTTATTATCTGTTCATGTGCTCTCGGCGGATACAGAAATGATCATTAATTGACAAATTACTCAGTCAAAATTTCTGGTCAAATATAGAATGTTTGAACTTGAACTTAAAGGTACTTAGTGTCATTTCTGatgtttaaaaattgtttttaaaacttcCAAAATTAACTAAAGCTAACAATAGAATGGTGCATCAATGTAAGCTTTATTTAACCAGATATACATAGGTATATGTATGTAGGTGTGTATGGGTCTTTatgcatatgtgtatgtgtgtggaagTGTATGTAGACAGTGTGCATTAGCGTATGCTTGTGTAGGCATGTGAGTGTATACAgggatgtgtgtatgtatatgcgTGTGTGTCCCTGCGTCTGCATCTTTCAGTTTAACTAATTTATACACGTTCCATTTGTCTCATTTATGTTTAAGAATCCTTTTTACTctatggggtgggggtgggggtgggggggttgggtTGTTAGTGCCTTATGTGCTCTGTTATGCTGACTATTTGCCTGTGGACTTTTTCGAATGCCttgatgtttattatttatttattatttatctttcttccttcttttgtAATACagtaaatcttttaataaagaaaatggttattattcaaaaaaaaagaaaaaaaaaagctgccatCCAAAcaactgaatattttatttgaaaaatcaGACCTATGTGACTTACCTGTTGCCCCAGTGGGGTATGCCTACTGACTGGATGATGAAGATCACCACTtggcaaaaaaacacaaagaagaagaagaagaagctgaaggAGCTGTCGGTCCTAAACAAAGAGAAAGCAAAGCATCCATTAAACTTTCAGACTTAGAAAACATATTTATCTGAGGGGAAACTTGGAGTGTACACTCATATGAATTTAATAGATGTGTCTGAAGTAAGAGTATCTACCTTGGCAAAGctataatataaatgtaatgCATGGAGTATGCACTGTGACAAGGCAAAACTAATAAATCTGTCTGTGTTACATGTGATTAGAGATGAGTATGATGAGCATGCCCGCGTGATCGCTGTCATAAAAACCATCAAGGTCATTAAACGTTTGTCTTTCTGTTCACAGCAGCTGATCGAAACTTTAAGTGGAATTTGCaggtgaatttttattttttattcatacaAAATATGTTTTGGAAGTGAATGTTCGAAAAGCTAACAtgattttatgtgtaatgtgaCACAAAGGCTACAGTGAAGGGGGACTCACTTGAAGGCCTTGTAGACGGGTCGGTACCAGCAGAGGAAGGAGCAGGGAGCGAAGAGGATGAACCAGAGAATGGAGAGGCCAAAATCCACACCATTGCTTGAAGAAGTGGTGAAGTAAGCCAGGCATGCCAGAAGGTTGAGGAACAGAGTCACACAGTTGACTGAGGAAAACAGAGGAGAGTGTCAGTGATCGTATTATATTAATCATTTTAGCATCATATATACAGatacagggagaaaaaaaaacaaaaaacagctggagTGTTTTTCCCTACCGTGAGGTGGCAGTTCTTTCTTCCACATCAACTCGTGTTGTAAATGAGAGATTTTAACCTACATTTTAACATTGATTTCAGAGTATAGACCCCTAATTCCCCCTAAAAATGTAACATGCTTACACATCCAGAGGTAGTACATCATCTTGCAGACTCTCTGGGACTCTGGGGGGATTTCCTCTGAGAAGTCCTGGTAAAAACATGGTTTGATGGGGAAGAACTTTGGAAGTGGAGGCCAGTTGTTCTCTTTACCTGTGAAGTCAAGAGACAACATCAACTTAGCAAGTCATCAATACAAAATAGTAGAGGATATGACCACAGACAAAGTTTAACAACAGgtggttatttttaaaatactgaCACATTCAGCTGCCCCATTTACTCAAGTGTGTGGGAGTTAATGTACAGCAGCACTCCTCCCCCAGCATAATGATACTGCCTTGGCTCTGGACTAATGCACTATACTGCATTGTTCACATAAACTGATGTAAGCATCTGCATGCATCAGTCTCCTCATGCAGAAACATATGCACAAATCACTCTTATATGTACAAAATAATGGCAAGttaaaaaatgaacatgtttaAATTTCTAACAATCCCACAAAGGAAAATTAGAAGCaggataataaaaaaatgttcagcaatttttaaataaaggtttaccTTACACAGACTCATTCCCTTAACTACACACAGACCAGATGTGTGCACGGTCACCCCAAAATATCCACTCTGAGCGAAAAACCTCACAAAGTCAAACAAACAGTCAAACTAAAAATTTTCCACCACTATTTAATTTGTATCACCAGAATGGTGTAATAAGTGTGCATAGTGGCCACAAAAATTCAAGCTAAAGCGTAATACAAATACCCCAGAGTGACCTGCACAGTTTGTAATTAAATATAATGAGTTTAATATTAATGTTATGGCCCCTTGCAGTCCTGTTAATGTGGATATCAgcgcattaaaaaaataaaaataaaagctgctgtgtggAAGGATGTAGTTTTATATTCCTCTCTGGTACATAATGCACACGTTGCAAATTGTTTTCCTGTATCAGTAAGCTGCGCTGCCTCTGAAACCACCGCAGGCAGGAGAGCTTGTGTCTTTAATGACCTGTCGGGCCTCGGCTCTGTAGCTCCTGCTCTCTGCGGTCCAGCTCGGCAGCTTttctctccagctcctcctgctgcctCAGCAGGTTGGcctgagctgctgcagcagttgCCTGAAAAAGGAGGAAACGCTTCATTTACCACCACATTAGAAATGAAAAATTATCTGTGCAACTGTCAGGAGATTCATATTTTGTGCAAATAGCAAGGAAACAGTGCAAAAATTATTCACTTCCCGTATAAGCATTGTAGTTGCGGTATTTATAACACCTAGTGTTGAGTCACTGCGAGCCATTTCAGACAACCCATCATTACCATATCTGATCTCTGACTTGGCAGGAAAAGGAAGTACACAGGTAATCTGTTCTGCTATTCATGAATATTTACAGGATAAAACAAAGGGCTTCATTCTAATGTGTAAACTGAGTAGATGTTTGTGCAGGATCCACACTTCTTCAGGTAAGAGCCATCACTTGGAGACTGAAGTGATGTCTTGCCCTTTAGATAAAACCACTTATTTTAGAAAGCAcattcaaaaattttaaatgcattttaatatttatgttgaTTGGAACAATGCAGGAGATATCAACACATCTATAtttcatgcatccatccatccatccaattcagggtcacggggggggctggagcctatctcagctgccatacactctggacaggtcgccagtctgtctcagggctaacacagagagacagacaaccattcactctcacattcacacctatgggcaatttagatcaactaacctaaccccactgcccagagagaacccacacagacacaaggagaacatgcaaactcctggcagaaaggccccggccagatggtggatttgaacccaggaccttcttgctgtgaggtaacagcaTTAAACATCATTTCACCGTGGTGCCCGTGCTGTACTTCataatatttcatttaattttttgccTCTAAATTTACTATGTTCTATATTTAATTTGTCCTGGCTTTGCCTAAAATAAAAAGCTGCACCCTGTGTAAAAATATCAGTGCTAATTAAACACAAGCAGGGTAAGTAGGATCAGGACTTAGGGAAGTACTCTATCTCAGTGGTTTCCAAACCTTTTGTGCCCAGTGCATTCCAGAAGATAAGCCAAAATGCCGAGGCACACATGCATTCATACTGTCACTAAATAACATCTACTCGTCAAGAGTTGTTGAGTTCCTGTGAACGCACCACCACAGGAAGGCACTATTAAGAGACCATTTGGACCTAGCATAATGTCTACAATTATTTATGCAAGGGGCTCAGCACTTAGTACACTGACTCCTTGCCtcaatttgcttttttttaaggtgCTTTCACACAATTCAAAAAATGGTCTTGCTGTACTTGCTCCTGTGGTTTAGATCCAGTGCTCTTCTACAGTTGGCTGAGTGTCtctcaaaaatgttttgttttgtttccaagcCGGTGGGTTTggcaaagacagtgtaagttcTCACCTGTGGACTAGGTTCTGTAGATGGCTGTAGCACAGCAGGAGACGTGGAGGCAGGAATGGTGTGAGCAGCCAGTCCAGCCTGAAAGACAATAATAAGCAAAGAAAAGATTCAAATAAAACGATGGGACAATGAGGCCagtaaaagacaaagaaaaatgcaacaaggggcagaagaagaggaattcaagaataagaagaaaaaaggaatgGAGACATGAACTGAAACAAGGTGAGGCATAAAGATGACACCCATCAAATGGGTTTGAAAACCAACAAAATTAGagaaagtgccaaaaaaaaaaaaaaaaaagagttttcagTGGTCTTACATTGGTTTGAGCAGAGAAAGGGTTGTACTGGTCAACTGGTTCTGTGTTGGATTTGGTCACCTGAGTGACAGAGGGATCCtggagaacaacaaaaaaatgttaatcATCTTTAGTCACctgaaaatcacctgaaaatCTGAAGACACTCTTTAATCTTATTTCTGTCTCTGATGATGGCTTGGGACTATTTCAGATCTTTTTAgccaaaagctgcagaaacGAGTGTAAGTGCTCAAAGACACTAATGCAAAAGTGACTTCTTGTACCACGTTTGGTAAGCTGCTAAGAGAGGTAAATGCAA
It contains:
- the scamp2 gene encoding secretory carrier-associated membrane protein 2, with amino-acid sequence MSEFDSNPFADPVSENPFNDPSVTQVTKSNTEPVDQYNPFSAQTNAGLAAHTIPASTSPAVLQPSTEPSPQATAAAAQANLLRQQEELERKAAELDRREQELQSRGPTGKENNWPPLPKFFPIKPCFYQDFSEEIPPESQRVCKMMYYLWMFNCVTLFLNLLACLAYFTTSSSNGVDFGLSILWFILFAPCSFLCWYRPVYKAFKTDSSFSFFFFFFVFFCQVVIFIIQSVGIPHWGNSGWISAFSIIGSNKAVGIIMIIVAILFTLCAVMSVILLKMVHGMYRRTGASFQKAQQEFSQGVFTNKTFQTVASGAASSAAQGAFQANN